One window of Triplophysa rosa linkage group LG8, Trosa_1v2, whole genome shotgun sequence genomic DNA carries:
- the si:ch73-54f23.4 gene encoding zinc-binding protein A33 isoform X2 → MKLTNVMKLRMTPLWEHWRSRFEQIEREIRAEFQNLHRFLNEEEEMDLERLRKERDRRAKIFKEREKKIATQGRDLERAIETLNCKLREDDSPKLLKEIKALLKRCEVNFIRPPTIDSEICSGQFVGPIQYRIWKHMKTSLYPNISTLTFDLETAHPLLTLSAESTSVIFEEDKEVPKENPEERNPKCFHYYYCVMGSEGFTHGRHYWEVEVKDKTAWRVGVARADVQRGEMDSTSTLNGLWTLSLRNGSITACTHPKATQVRSSALLARIGIFLDCDNEEVSFYNAVTMMPLFSFYMGTVLVPIYPFYNPCDKDEGKNCAPLTIFHPTL, encoded by the exons ATGAAATTGACGAATGTTATGAAGCTGAGAATGACGCCTTTGTGGGAGCACTGGAGGTCGAG ATTTGAGCAGATTGAACGTGAAATCCGAGCAGAGTTTCAGAACCTCCATCGCTTCCTGAACGAAGAGGAGGAGATGGACTTGGAACGGCTGAGGAAGGAAAGGGATCGACGGGCGAAGAtctttaaagagagagagaagaagataGCCACGCAGGGTAGAGATCTAGAGAGAGCCATCGAGACTTTAAACTGCAAGCTAAGGGAAGACGACAGTCCCAAACTTCTGAAG GAAATCAAAGCGCTTCTGAAAAG ATGTGAAGTGAATTTCATCCGTCCTCCCACAATAGACAGTGAAATCTGCTCTGGTCAGTTTGTGGGACCCATTCAATACAGGATCTGGAAGCACATGAAAACATCCCTCTATCCAA ACATATCTACACTGACTTTTGACCTTGAAACAGCACATCCCTTGTTGACCCTGTCTGCTGAGAGCACTTCTGTGATTTTCGAGGAGGACAAGGAGGTGCCGAAGGAGAACCCGGAAGAGAGGAACCCAAAATGCTTTCATTACTACTACTGCGTAATGGGGTCTGAGGGCTTTACTCATGGGCGGCATTACTGGGAAGTGGAGGTGAAGGACAAGACCGCCTGGCGAGTGGGTGTGGCCAGAGCGGACGTGCAACGTGGCGAGATGGACTCCACTTCCACATTGAACGGACTGTGGACGTTGTCTCTCAGAAATGGCTCGATCACTGCCTGCACCCATCCAAAGGCCACGCAGGTGCGCTCATCTGCTCTCCTCGCTCGCATCGGCATCTTCCTGGACTGTGATAATGAGGAGGTGTCCTTCTACAACGCTGTGACCATGATGCCACTTTTCTCCTTCTACATGGGGACTGTTTTAGTGCCAATCTATCCATTCTACAACCCCTGTGACAAGGATGAAGGAAAAAACTGTGCTCCTCTTACCATCTTTCATCCAACACTCTGA
- the si:ch73-54f23.4 gene encoding zinc-binding protein A33 isoform X1 translates to MHTNHMKDTHNNFNNSLLYDQKEKLIQSIKKIKHEIDECYEAENDAFVGALEVENRFEQIEREIRAEFQNLHRFLNEEEEMDLERLRKERDRRAKIFKEREKKIATQGRDLERAIETLNCKLREDDSPKLLKEIKALLKRCEVNFIRPPTIDSEICSGQFVGPIQYRIWKHMKTSLYPNISTLTFDLETAHPLLTLSAESTSVIFEEDKEVPKENPEERNPKCFHYYYCVMGSEGFTHGRHYWEVEVKDKTAWRVGVARADVQRGEMDSTSTLNGLWTLSLRNGSITACTHPKATQVRSSALLARIGIFLDCDNEEVSFYNAVTMMPLFSFYMGTVLVPIYPFYNPCDKDEGKNCAPLTIFHPTL, encoded by the exons ATGCACACAAATCACATGAAGGACACACACAACAACTTCAACAATTCTCTCCTTTATGACCAAAAG gaGAAGCTTATTCAGTCGATTAAAAAGATAAAACATGAAATTGACGAATGTTATGAAGCTGAGAATGACGCCTTTGTGGGAGCACTGGAGGTCGAG AACAGATTTGAGCAGATTGAACGTGAAATCCGAGCAGAGTTTCAGAACCTCCATCGCTTCCTGAACGAAGAGGAGGAGATGGACTTGGAACGGCTGAGGAAGGAAAGGGATCGACGGGCGAAGAtctttaaagagagagagaagaagataGCCACGCAGGGTAGAGATCTAGAGAGAGCCATCGAGACTTTAAACTGCAAGCTAAGGGAAGACGACAGTCCCAAACTTCTGAAG GAAATCAAAGCGCTTCTGAAAAG ATGTGAAGTGAATTTCATCCGTCCTCCCACAATAGACAGTGAAATCTGCTCTGGTCAGTTTGTGGGACCCATTCAATACAGGATCTGGAAGCACATGAAAACATCCCTCTATCCAA ACATATCTACACTGACTTTTGACCTTGAAACAGCACATCCCTTGTTGACCCTGTCTGCTGAGAGCACTTCTGTGATTTTCGAGGAGGACAAGGAGGTGCCGAAGGAGAACCCGGAAGAGAGGAACCCAAAATGCTTTCATTACTACTACTGCGTAATGGGGTCTGAGGGCTTTACTCATGGGCGGCATTACTGGGAAGTGGAGGTGAAGGACAAGACCGCCTGGCGAGTGGGTGTGGCCAGAGCGGACGTGCAACGTGGCGAGATGGACTCCACTTCCACATTGAACGGACTGTGGACGTTGTCTCTCAGAAATGGCTCGATCACTGCCTGCACCCATCCAAAGGCCACGCAGGTGCGCTCATCTGCTCTCCTCGCTCGCATCGGCATCTTCCTGGACTGTGATAATGAGGAGGTGTCCTTCTACAACGCTGTGACCATGATGCCACTTTTCTCCTTCTACATGGGGACTGTTTTAGTGCCAATCTATCCATTCTACAACCCCTGTGACAAGGATGAAGGAAAAAACTGTGCTCCTCTTACCATCTTTCATCCAACACTCTGA
- the si:dkeyp-77h1.4 gene encoding uncharacterized protein si:dkeyp-77h1.4 — MMNLRLLVFSMLLCCCFSAQEETQTLFFGEDFHIAIPAVEVNVSFRPSIGQEREKALMKSRQVVDIRAKLNNALTHLILENVGESDEGVYIITSGQNTEDVTRITLFVRDCSSEVIVKYGSDFHVVLNEISERLLVGFRHSTVEANQTSLPALNLLNDDETPKENYQDRIIVASQKFTLLAVTGADEGSYTFADSNGKVKKKICLNVKAHQIFVTLSYGGTLKINLLLNSSLAYLLYTHESDNTKYVILERGKLMLPPRLNFEDRLSLEESVCILTEVKASDAGVFSETDLQGFHVSEVHLKIEAYKLPKLYIAIIALVALLVLLLLVCLVSCLVKIRKRATKARAIDEKAKNAGKVEGDVFRQVVKDACTHQNEDAPALSQKEDITEKSQSTEVSIKGLEVSTKEPSLQERNLETSDSGVGFNTSGLPLDSDTDVPTAPIADSDVLSSYAAPDVKTVANQVSEPKTAPSPLKPAPASDLKPAPKSTAPPPPSPEPKPPVTPEPKPAVTPQPKLTLAPSPDTKPTLSPSPEPKQAVTPDLKPEATKPTADVKPIPSPTPEPPKALTPTPDAKPATTPDAKPAVSPAPEATPAKVSSPAVSPTPDPKPSTLTPTPDPKPALSPVSEPKATSPAPQSKPPISPIVEPTTNGTPESKAESPKLDGKDVEAPASAKTPDTGKSSLKTPELISSGGLSPEGNLDMVSPSDSAPPSNADGATTN; from the exons ATGATGAACCTGAggctgcttgtcttcagcatgCTGTTGTGCTGCTGTTTCTCAG CTCAAGAAGAGACCCAGACTCTGTTTTTTGGGGAAGACTTCCACATCGCCATACCGGCGGTTGAAGTTAACGTGTCATTCAGGCCATCGATTGGTCAAGAGCGTGAGAAGGCGCTGATGAAATCTAGGCAGGTGGTAGATATTCGTGCCAAACTCAACAATGCTTTGACCCACCTGATCTTGGAGAATGTTGGAGAAAGTGATGAAGGAGTCTACATCATCACTTCTGGCCAAAACACTGAGGACGTTACACGCATCACACTTTTTGTTAGAG ATTGCTCTAGTGAGGTCATCGTCAAGTACGGTTCCGATTTCCACGTAGTGTTGAATGAGATTTCTGAGCGGCTGCTAGTGGGCTTTCGTCACAGCACAGTCGAAGCCAATCAAACATCGCTGCCGGCTCTGAACCTGCTGAATGATGATGAAACACCCAAAGAGAATTACCAGGACCGCATCATCGTGGCATCTCAAAAATTCACCCTTCTGGCCGTCACAGGCGCTGATGAAGGTAGTTACACCTTCGCTGATTCCAACGGAAAAGTGAAGAAGAAGATCTGCCTAAATGTGAAAG CCCATCAGATTTTTGTTACTCTTTCTTACGGTGGCACTCTGAAAATAAATCTGCTCTTGAATAGCTCCTTAGCTTACCTGCTGTACACCCATGAGTCTGATAACACTAAGTATGTGATTCTGGAGAGGGGAAAGCTCATGCTGCCTCCTCGCCTGAATTTCGAGGATCGTCTCTCTTTGGAGGAATCTGTTTGCATTCTCACGGAGGTAAAAGCCAGCGATGCAGGTGTTTTCAGTGAGACTGACCTTCAGGGATTTCATGTGTCTGAAGTCCACCTGAAGATAGAAG cATACAAGCTTCCTAAGCTATACATTGCCATCATTGCTCTGGTGGCATTACTGGTGTTGCTGCTGTTGGTGTGTTTGGTGTCATGTTTGGTGAAGATACGCAAACGTGCCACAAAGGCCAGAGCCATTGATGAGAAAGCTAAGAATGCAGGCAAAGTGGAGGGAGATGTCTTCAGACAG GTTGTGAAAGATGCCTGTACCCATCAGAATGAGGATGCTCCAGCCCTGTCCCAGAAAGAGGATATCACAGAGAAATCACAGAGCACTGAGGTCAGCATTAAG GGTTTGGAGGTGTCTACTAAGGAGCCAAGTCTTCAAGAAAGAAATCTTGAGACGAGTGACTCTGGAGTGGGCTTTAATACTAGCGGCCTTCCACTTGACAGTGATACCGATGTACCAACGGCACCCATTGCAGATTCTGATGTGTTAAGTTCTTATGCCGCCCCTGATGTCAAAACTGTTGCTAACCAAGTTTCAGAGCCAAAGACAGCCCCCTCACCTCTAAAACCAGCACCAGCTTCTGATCTGAAACCAGCACCCAAGTCGACTGCTCCTCCACCGCCATCTCCTGAACCCAAACCACCTGTAACACCAGAACCCAAACCTGCTGTGACACCCCAACCAAAACTGACCCTTGCCCCGTCACCTGACACGAAACCGACCTTAAGCCCATCGCCAGAACCGAAGCAAGCTGTCACACCAGACCTAAAGCCAGAGGCCACCAAACCAACTGCAGATGTTAAGCCAATTCCAAGCCCAACTCCTGAACCCCCGAAAGCATTAACCCCAACACCCGACGCCAAACCAGCCACTACTCCAGATGCCAAACCAGCAGTCTCGCCTGCTCCTGAAGCTACACCAGCTAAAGTCAGCTCCCCTGCTGTGAGCCCAACACCAGATCCAAAACCATCCACCCTCACTCCCACACCTGATCCCAAACCTGCTTTATCTCCAGTTTCTGAGCCTAAAGCAACTTCACCTGCTCCGCAATCTAAACCACCCATCTCACCAATTGTCGAGCCAACCACGAATGGCACACCTGAGTCCAAGGCTGAGTCTCCTAAGCTGGATGGGAAGGACGTAGAGGCACCAGCTTCCGCTAAAACCCCTGATACCGGGAAAAGCTCGCTAAAAACTCCTGAGCTCATCTCCAGCGGAGGTCTTTCTCCAGAAGGAAATCTAGACATGGTCTCACCTAGTGACAGTGCACCACCCTCCAACGCTGACGGAGCCACCACCAACTGA
- the LOC130558460 gene encoding uncharacterized protein LOC130558460 isoform X2, with product MLFALPQLALCLSVVLLNGVSIRANTHTVLDPGFLHCKDSFFRGTPPASLSEVGLEQRCHRQLTGRPFASLFNTGCQSTVYTALHLSPANGWGRGEQETDEPINEDSHVAIPALYAETPSSSSSSLLKWDAVTAGLIRSSVMPTCSKTSAEMYVQIGVGRLNECGGEVLWSAVCCAVSDGEGSFSVGLVNDGEMRVVSIKALEELIGVTGLFTGGCGKEEDQRDFMSLIKEEMNSIETPSSDAQSENAQSENAQSENAQSENAPETTTSDSDNEEVTSQRVDSEDQSYTSSLDLEKDLQDSTNETSESVILKVLSTTISLLYAPFSPIVNRVINFPSQVAYVLQEDLAVLASVPGDSVTLVNNLGSGVSSGVSRVFNTLYDTGEVTTCTLYSCISPLVSSLFLAVQEGFVGMGTLVWHALGFLMGTVSIGIKICWMVLGSVLDQMVDYLCLVSSEMGKQVSTVGCGIGKLTWGSGKGVVNLLRIVMHIVWGVAENTIENVQEAFEESWGGSSIMESPEVPPPVVPPPVEPPPE from the exons ATGCTGTTTGCTTTGCCTCAGCTcgctctgtgtctgtctgtagtGCTGTTAAATGGTGTTTCAATCCGGGCAAACACGCACACGGTTCTGGATCCAGGGTTTCTTCATTGTAAGGACAGCTTTTTCAGAGGCACACCTCCAGCATCACTGTCTGAAGTGGGTTTGGAGCAGAGGTGTCACAGACAGCTGACCGGACGGCCTTTTGCATCGCTCTTTAACACCGGCTGCCAGAGCACTGTCTATACAGCTCTTCATCTCAGCCCGGCTAATGGATGGGGCAGAGGAGAGCAGGAAACG GATGAGCCGATCAATGAAGATTCCCATGTGGCCATTCCAGCTCTCTACGCAGAAACTCCATCTTCCTCGAGTTCTTCTCTTCTGAAATGGGATGCTGTGACAGCAGGTCTGATACGAAGCTCAGTCATGCCAACGTGTTCAAAGACAAGCGCGGAAATGTACGTGCAGATTGGTGTGGGAAGGTTAAATGAATGTGGGGGTGAAGTGTTATGGTCAGCAGTTTGTTGTGCGGTTTCAGATGGGGAGGGTAGTTTTAGTGTTGGGTTAGTTAATGATGGAGAAATGAGGGTGGTGAGCATTAAGGCGTTAGAGGAGTTGATAGGAGTTACAGGCCTGTTTACAGGAGGCTGTGGAAAAGAAGAGGATCAGAGAGACTTCATGTCACTTATTAAAGAGGAGATGAATAGCATCGAAACACCCAGCTCTGATGCGCAAAGTGAGAATGCACAAAGTGAGAATGCACAAAGTGAGAATGCGCAAAGTGAAAATGCTCCGGAAACAACAACATCAGACTCAGACAAtgaggaagtgacatcacagcGTGTCGACAGTGAAGACCAAAGCTACACATCCTCCTTGGATTTAGAGAAGGACCTTCAGGATAGCACCAATGAGACCTCAGAGTCTGTTATACTTAAAGTCTTGTCTACCACCATCTCACTCCTTTACGCCCCTTTCTCTCCGATCGTAAACAGAGTCATTAACTTTCCCTCCCAGGTTGCATACGTCCTACAGGAAGATCTGGCAGTCCTCGCCTCGGTGCCTGGTGACAGCGTAACCTTGGTTAACAACCTGGGCTCAGGTGTGTCATCTGGGGTTTCACGTGTTTTTAACACCTTATATGACACTGGGGAAGTAACTACATGCACTCTCTACTCATGTATCAGTCCGCTGGTCAGCAGCCTGTTCCTGGCGGTCCAGGAGGGATTTGTAGGCATGGGCACACTGGTGTGGCATGCCCTGGGTTTTCTGATGGGCACAGTGAGCATTGGTATTAAGATCTGCTGGATGGTGCTTGGGTCAGTCTTGGATCAGATGGTAGACTACTTGTGTCTTGTATCCTCAGAAATGGGCAAGCAGGTGTCAACAGTGGGCTGTGGGATAGGAAAACTAACCTGGGGGAGTGGAAAGGGTGTGGTCAACCTGCTCAGAATAGTGATGCATATTGTATGGGGGGTGGCGGAGAATACAATAGAGAATGTGCAAGAAGCTTTTGAAGAGAGCTGGGGGGGATCATCTATAATGGAGTCACCCGAAGTGCCACCACCTGTAGTGCCACCACCTGTAGAGCCACCCCCTGAATAg
- the ino80e gene encoding LOW QUALITY PROTEIN: INO80 complex subunit E (The sequence of the model RefSeq protein was modified relative to this genomic sequence to represent the inferred CDS: substituted 1 base at 1 genomic stop codon): MNGQAEVEVDYKRKYKNLKRKLKFLVYEQECFQEELRRAQRKLLKVSRDKSFLLDRLLQYERVDEESSDSEATVSSESEGEGAREXDREAGKKKRSPGVPPVPSSPSPHLSLLSRSGAVPLQSSAPAQYLNTLPFPPEYLAPSAERVKKERKTKLAKHKKGGSGKVVGPLTSNYPAGSGAAGGASGPFSWVPQQMLSEDAAEEEGESEGESDRDEERGEGDEAELVIDIPNE; this comes from the exons atgaacggtCAAGCTGAAGTAGAGGTGGATTACaagagaaaatacaaaaatcttAAACGCAAATTGAAGTTTCTTGTATAT GAGCAAGAATGTTTTCAGGAGGAGCTAAGAAGAGCTCAGAGAAAATTATTAAAAGTTTCTAGAGATAAAAG TTTTCTGTTGGACAGACTGTTGCAATATGAAAGAGTGGATGAAGAATCTTCTG ACTCTGAAGCTACCGTGTCCTCTGAGAGTGAAGGAGAAGGAGCCAGAGAGTGAGACAGGGAAGCAGGCAAGAA GAAGAGGAGTCCTGGGGTTCCTCCGGTCCCCTCATCACCGTCTCCTCATCTCTCACTCCTGTCTCGCTCCGGAGCGGTTCCACTCCAGTCTTCTGCTCCTGCACAGTACCTGAACACT TTACCTTTCCCTCCTGAGTATTTGGCTCCCTCTGCTGAGCGagtgaagaaagagagaaaaacaaaactggCCAAACACAAGAAAGGCGGTTCGGGGAAG GTGGTCGGCCCACTGACATCGAATTACCCTGCAGGCAGTGGTGCAGCTGGGGGTGCGAGTGGGCCCTTCAGCTGGGTCCCACAGCAGATGCTGAGTGAAGATGCAGCTGAGGAGGAGGGGGAAAGTGAGGGAGAGAGTGACAGAGatgaggagagaggagagggagatGAGGCAGAGCTGGTCATCGACATACCCAATGAGTGA
- the LOC130558460 gene encoding uncharacterized protein LOC130558460 isoform X1, whose protein sequence is MLFALPQLALCLSVVLLNGVSIRANTHTVLDPGFLHCKDSFFRGTPPASLSEVGLEQRCHRQLTGRPFASLFNTGCQSTVYTALHLSPANGWGRGEQETQDEPINEDSHVAIPALYAETPSSSSSSLLKWDAVTAGLIRSSVMPTCSKTSAEMYVQIGVGRLNECGGEVLWSAVCCAVSDGEGSFSVGLVNDGEMRVVSIKALEELIGVTGLFTGGCGKEEDQRDFMSLIKEEMNSIETPSSDAQSENAQSENAQSENAQSENAPETTTSDSDNEEVTSQRVDSEDQSYTSSLDLEKDLQDSTNETSESVILKVLSTTISLLYAPFSPIVNRVINFPSQVAYVLQEDLAVLASVPGDSVTLVNNLGSGVSSGVSRVFNTLYDTGEVTTCTLYSCISPLVSSLFLAVQEGFVGMGTLVWHALGFLMGTVSIGIKICWMVLGSVLDQMVDYLCLVSSEMGKQVSTVGCGIGKLTWGSGKGVVNLLRIVMHIVWGVAENTIENVQEAFEESWGGSSIMESPEVPPPVVPPPVEPPPE, encoded by the exons ATGCTGTTTGCTTTGCCTCAGCTcgctctgtgtctgtctgtagtGCTGTTAAATGGTGTTTCAATCCGGGCAAACACGCACACGGTTCTGGATCCAGGGTTTCTTCATTGTAAGGACAGCTTTTTCAGAGGCACACCTCCAGCATCACTGTCTGAAGTGGGTTTGGAGCAGAGGTGTCACAGACAGCTGACCGGACGGCCTTTTGCATCGCTCTTTAACACCGGCTGCCAGAGCACTGTCTATACAGCTCTTCATCTCAGCCCGGCTAATGGATGGGGCAGAGGAGAGCAGGAAACG cAGGATGAGCCGATCAATGAAGATTCCCATGTGGCCATTCCAGCTCTCTACGCAGAAACTCCATCTTCCTCGAGTTCTTCTCTTCTGAAATGGGATGCTGTGACAGCAGGTCTGATACGAAGCTCAGTCATGCCAACGTGTTCAAAGACAAGCGCGGAAATGTACGTGCAGATTGGTGTGGGAAGGTTAAATGAATGTGGGGGTGAAGTGTTATGGTCAGCAGTTTGTTGTGCGGTTTCAGATGGGGAGGGTAGTTTTAGTGTTGGGTTAGTTAATGATGGAGAAATGAGGGTGGTGAGCATTAAGGCGTTAGAGGAGTTGATAGGAGTTACAGGCCTGTTTACAGGAGGCTGTGGAAAAGAAGAGGATCAGAGAGACTTCATGTCACTTATTAAAGAGGAGATGAATAGCATCGAAACACCCAGCTCTGATGCGCAAAGTGAGAATGCACAAAGTGAGAATGCACAAAGTGAGAATGCGCAAAGTGAAAATGCTCCGGAAACAACAACATCAGACTCAGACAAtgaggaagtgacatcacagcGTGTCGACAGTGAAGACCAAAGCTACACATCCTCCTTGGATTTAGAGAAGGACCTTCAGGATAGCACCAATGAGACCTCAGAGTCTGTTATACTTAAAGTCTTGTCTACCACCATCTCACTCCTTTACGCCCCTTTCTCTCCGATCGTAAACAGAGTCATTAACTTTCCCTCCCAGGTTGCATACGTCCTACAGGAAGATCTGGCAGTCCTCGCCTCGGTGCCTGGTGACAGCGTAACCTTGGTTAACAACCTGGGCTCAGGTGTGTCATCTGGGGTTTCACGTGTTTTTAACACCTTATATGACACTGGGGAAGTAACTACATGCACTCTCTACTCATGTATCAGTCCGCTGGTCAGCAGCCTGTTCCTGGCGGTCCAGGAGGGATTTGTAGGCATGGGCACACTGGTGTGGCATGCCCTGGGTTTTCTGATGGGCACAGTGAGCATTGGTATTAAGATCTGCTGGATGGTGCTTGGGTCAGTCTTGGATCAGATGGTAGACTACTTGTGTCTTGTATCCTCAGAAATGGGCAAGCAGGTGTCAACAGTGGGCTGTGGGATAGGAAAACTAACCTGGGGGAGTGGAAAGGGTGTGGTCAACCTGCTCAGAATAGTGATGCATATTGTATGGGGGGTGGCGGAGAATACAATAGAGAATGTGCAAGAAGCTTTTGAAGAGAGCTGGGGGGGATCATCTATAATGGAGTCACCCGAAGTGCCACCACCTGTAGTGCCACCACCTGTAGAGCCACCCCCTGAATAg